A genomic window from Pseudomonas alcaligenes includes:
- a CDS encoding amino acid ABC transporter ATP-binding protein, protein MISIQNVNKWYGDFQVLTDCSTEVKKGEVVVVCGPSGSGKSTLIKCVNALEPFQKGDIVVDGTSIAAKQTNLPQLRSRVGMVFQHFELFPHLSITENLTIAQVKVLGRSKEEATEKGLKLLDRVGLLAHAHKHPGQLSGGQQQRVAIARALAMDPVVMLFDEPTSALDPEMVNEVLDVMVQLANEGMTMMCVTHEMGFARKVADRVIFMDRGQIVEDCAKEEFFGDINARSERAQQFLNKILQH, encoded by the coding sequence ATGATTTCCATCCAGAACGTCAACAAGTGGTACGGGGACTTCCAGGTGCTGACCGACTGCAGCACCGAGGTGAAGAAGGGTGAGGTGGTGGTGGTGTGCGGGCCGTCCGGCTCCGGCAAGTCGACCCTGATCAAGTGCGTCAACGCCCTGGAGCCCTTCCAGAAGGGCGACATCGTGGTCGACGGCACTTCCATCGCCGCCAAGCAGACCAATCTGCCGCAGCTGCGCTCGCGGGTCGGCATGGTGTTCCAGCACTTCGAGCTGTTCCCGCACCTGTCGATCACCGAGAACCTGACCATCGCCCAGGTCAAGGTACTCGGCCGCAGCAAGGAAGAAGCCACCGAGAAGGGCCTCAAGCTGCTCGACCGGGTCGGCCTGCTGGCCCACGCGCACAAGCACCCGGGTCAGCTCTCCGGCGGCCAGCAGCAGCGCGTGGCCATCGCCCGCGCCCTGGCCATGGACCCGGTGGTGATGCTGTTCGACGAGCCGACCTCGGCCCTCGACCCGGAGATGGTCAACGAGGTGCTCGACGTGATGGTGCAGCTGGCCAACGAGGGCATGACCATGATGTGCGTGACCCACGAGATGGGCTTCGCGCGCAAGGTCGCCGACCGGGTGATCTTCATGGACCGCGGGCAGATCGTCGAAGACTGCGCCAAGGAGGAGTTCTTCGGCGACATCAACGCCCGCTCCGAGCGCGCCCAGCAGTTCCTCAACAAGATCCTCCAGCACTGA